From the genome of Leifsonia sp. 1010:
GTCCGAGGTGCACACCGATGCCAGCGTCATGGGGTACCTCAGCGAGATCGTCACCGCGACCCGCGACGACAAGGATGCGGCGCTCGGCGTGAGCATCCGCGGCGCCCTGGCGCTGGCACGTGCGGCGAAGACGTGGGCGATCTCGGCCGGGCGCACCTTCGTGACGCCGGACGACATCCGCGACCTGGCCCAGCCGGTGCTCGCTCACCGCGTCATCGTCGACCCGGAGTCGGAATTCGCGGGGGTGACAGCGGCCGACATCGTCGAGCGGGCCGTCGCCTCGGCCACACCGCCCGCCTATCGGGCAGCCTGAGCCTCCTCGCCTTCGTTTCTCCGTCCCGACCGACCCGACAGGATTCTGCAGCCATGACCACCGACAGCCCCGCTCGCGGACGGCGTCGTCGCACGCCCGGCGCCGATCAGGCGCGCATCGCGGCGGAGCTCGTCGGCGGCGCGGTCGCGCGCGCGGCCGGAGCGGTGACCTCGCGGGTCGCGCCCCTCGGTCGTGCGGTCGGTCGCCGCATAGCGCCGGTCGTCGGCGTTGTCAGCACCCTCGGCTGGATCGTGCTCGCCAGCGCAGCGGCCTCCATCGTCCTGGCGGTGTGGCTCGGATGGGCGGAGTTCGTCTACATCGCGGCCACGCTGCTTGCCGCGTTCGTGATCGCGGCCGCCTTCGTCTTCGGCCGCTCGACATACCGGGCCGGAATCGAGCTGAACCCGCGTCGCGTGGTCGCCGGCGGCAGGGCTCTCGGACGGCTGACCGTCGCCAACAGCGGATCGCGGCCGGTCCTGCCGACGCGGATGGAGCTGCCCGTCGGCGAGGGACAGGCCGACTTCACCATCCCGCGGCTCGCCCCCGGGGCCGAGACCGAAGAGCTGTTCGCCGTGCCCACCGAGCGGCGGGCACTCATCCTGGCCGGCCCCGCGCTGTCCGTGCGCGGTGACCAGTTGGGGCTGCTGCGCCGTACGAACCAGTGGACCGAGCAGATCGAGCTGTTCGTCCACCCGAAGACGGTGCGGCTCGCCGCAACGGCCCGCGGTCTCGTCCGCGACCTCGAGGGGCAGACCACCAAGGTCATCACCGACAGCGACCTCGCATTCCACGCCCTGCGCACCTACGAGCCGGGCGACGACATCCGGAACGTGCACTGGCGGACGTCCGCACGGACGGGGCAGCTGATGGTCCGGCAGTACCAGGAGACCCGCCGCTCGCAGCTGCTGCTGGCGTTCGACGCCGAGCGCTCGCACTTCGCCTCGGACGACGAATTCGAGCTCGGCGTCTCCGTCCTCGCCTCGGTCGGCTGCCAGGTGATCCGCGAGGAGACCGAAATCCGCGCCCTGTGGCAGGGCGGACCGATGCGCGCCGAGACGCCGACCGCCCTGCTCGACGACTCCTGCCGCATCCAGTCGGTGGATGGCGCGCACCCCACCCTGCGCGAGTTCCTGCGCCAGGCCACCCTGCGCCTGCCCGCTCCGAGCCTCGCAGTCACCGTGGTCGGATCACAGGTCGACGCGGCCGAGCTTCGCGGCGCGTCCGCGCTGTGGTCGGCCGACACGGAGACCATCGTGATCCGGGTCGACGAGGCCGCAGAGCCGCGCCTGACCCGGCTCGGGCGCTCGATGCTGATCACCGTCTCCGCTCTGCCCGAGTTGCCGTCCCTGCTGAAGCGAGCCGGTCGATGAGCGCGGCGACGGGCACAGGGTCCGACCGGCGACGGGACGCGCGCACGGCGGCCGCGACGACACCGCTCTTCGACTCCCTTTCGCGCACGACATGGATCGACGTCGCCGTCCTCACCGGCCTCAGCCTGCTCGCGGTCGCCGGATTCGAGCCGGCGTTCGGGCACTATGCTTTCGCTCCGGCGGCGATCGGCGGCATCGTGGTGGGCGGGGGAGTCGCGCTGCTCGGCCGGTTGCTGCGACTGTCCTGGCCGCTGACCACCGTCATCGCGCTGGCCGCCTACTTCCTGTTCGGCACGCCGCTCGCGCTTCCCGGCCAGGCGCTGTACGGGGTCCTGCCGTCGCTCGACAGTCTTTCCGACCTGGTCATCGGCGCTGTGTTCGGCTGGTCCGACGCGGTGACCCTGCAGGCTCCGCTCGAGGCGCCTCCGTACGTCGCGGTGGTGCCCTACGTCGCCGGGTGGCTGGTCACCCTGGTGTCCGTCACCCTCGCCGTCCGCTGGCTGCCGCGCGTGCGGCGTCCGTCCTCGGGTCGCGCGGCCGTACTGCTCGCCGGGCCGGCGCTGCTGCTGCTCGCGGCCATTCTGCTCGGTACCCGGGATGCGTTCTTCGCCGGGATACGCGGCGTCCTGTTCGCAGGGGTGGCTCTCGTGTGGCTCGCCTGGCGTCGCGCGCGCTTCGCGCGAGACCGTGTCGAGACCGACTCCGGGGTCCGGCGCAGCCGGGTGCTCGGGGGCGCCGCGGTCGTGCTCGGTGCGGTGCTCGTCGGAGCGCTGGCGGGGTCGGTGCTCGCGCCGCCGGCCGCCTCGCGATTCGTCGTGCGCGACGAGATCACGCCGCCGTTCGATCCGCTCGACTATCCGAGCCCTCTGGCCGGGTTCCGGAAGTACACGAAAGAACTGCAGAAGACCAAGCTCTTCACCGTCACCGGACTCAAACAGGGCCAGGTGATCCGGCTCGCCACCATGGACAGCTACGACGGCGTGGTCTGGTCCGTCGCGTCCCCGGGGAGCGACAGCGATGCGTCCGGCGCGTTCGAGCTGCTCGGCAGCACCATCCCGCGGCCACCGGTGTTCACGCCCGGTGCGTCGTCGACCGCCGCCATCGACGTCCTCGGCTACTCGGACGTGTGGCTGCCGACCCTCGGCTACACGAACACGCTCACGTTCGACGCGCACACCGGCCAGGACCCGACATCGACGGTGCGCGTCAACACCGCGACGGGAACGGCGGCCGTCACGAGTGGCGTGCGCAACGGCCTCGCCTATACGGTCGGGGCGACCGCGCAGAAGATCCCGAACGACCGGGCGCTCGCCAAGGTCCCGCCGGCCAAGCTGACACTCCCGTCGGTCACCAACGTCCCCGACGTGGTGTCGGCGAAAGCCGAGGAGTACGCCGGATCCGCCGACACGGCCATCCAGAAGCTGCGAAACATCGAGCGGTCGCTCAAGTCGCTCGGCTACCTCAGCCACGGGCGGGCGTCCGACCCGGTTCCCTCGCGCGCCGGTCAGGGCGCCGACCGCATGACCGACCTGCTCTCCAAGTCGCCGATGGTCGGCGACCAGGAGCAGTACGCGAGCGCCTTCGCGCTCATGGCCCGACGGCTCGGCTACCCGACCCGCGTCGTGATGGGCTTCGCGCCGAAGGTCTCGGGCAGCACCACCACGGTCACCGGCGATGACGTGACCGCCTGGGACGAGGTCGCCTTCGAGGGCGTCGGATGGGTGCCGTTCTTCCCGACGCCGACCAAGACGGATGCGCCGAAGAACCAGACCACGAAGCCGAAGCTCGAGCCGCAGCCGCAGGTCCGGCAGCCGCCGCCCGCCGATCCGCGCGCCGAAGACCTCCTGACGCCCGTCAAGACGAAGGACAACGACCCGAAAGACAAGGCGTCGGCGTTCCGTCTGCCGGTCTGGGCGTGGGTGGTGCTCGGGGTCATCGGGATCCCGCTGCTGGCCTACTTCATCCCCCTGCTGATCATCGCCGGACTCAAACGTCGGCGACGGCGCAAGCGCGAGAGCGCCGGGCCGCCCGACCGGCGCGCGGCCGGTGCCTGGGACGAGCTGACCGACGGATACGCCGAGCTGGGGCTCGCCGTCCCGGAGCGTGCCACGCGGCTCCAAGCCGCCGCCGCGCTCGAGGAGCAATCCGCCGCCCAGGAGCTCCCGGTCCCGGACGGCGGCCTCCGCGACCTGGCCCGGCACGTCGATGCGGCGGTGTTCGACGGCAGCGTGGTCGACGAGGAGCGGGTCCAGCATGCGTGGACGACAGCCGACGACGCCCTCACCCGTGCCACGAAGGCGGCCGGCCCGCTGCGCGCCCGGCTCGCGGCGTTCCGCTACCGACGCGCCCGCCGCGCGTGAGGCGGGCGCGCGCCGCGGACCCCTCGACCGGTCGTCCCGTTTCCGTATAGTGGGCGGCATGGACGACCGCGGGTTCATCGTTCCGCCACCTGGCCTCATCCCGTCACGGGCGTCCCAGCCGGCGCAGACACCGGCGCCCGCGCCCGCCGCCGAACGGATCGAAGCGGTCGCTCCCGGCCGGGCCTTGCCCGCCTTCACCCCGCCGCCCGGACCGAACGGCCCCGCCGCTCCTAACCGGCCCGTCTGGCGTCTCCTCCTGCCCGGCGGCCGGGCCGTGCCGCTGACCCGGGCCGTGCTCCTGGGCCGCAACCCGTCCCGAGGCGCGCACGCCGGCGACGCCGAGCCGATCGCGCTCGACGACCCGACCTCGACGGTGTCGAAGACGCACGCGCTGCTCGTCGTCGAGGGCGACACCCTGACCGTCACCGACCTCTATTCGACCAACGGCGTCGTCGTCGCCGGAACCCGCGCCCAGCCGGGAGAACCCGCCGCCGTGCCCGACGGCGCGGAGCTGCTCCTCGGCGACCTGAGCATCCGCGCAGAGCGCTCCTGACAGAGGCCCGCCCGCGATCGGGTGATACCCTGTCACTCGTGTACGCGGGTCTTCTCCTCCTTAGCCGCCGCGGCGAGTCCTAGTCTCAGGCCACTCTCGCCGCGGAGTCCGTCGACGGCTGATCCGTTCACACGCTAAGGAGTTCGTAAGAGCATGAGCAACCCCACCGGGCCACTGACACTGGCCGAGAAGGTCTGGAACGACCACCTGGTCGCCAAGGGCGAGGACGGCTCGCCCGACCTCATCTACATCGACCTGCACCTGGTCCACGAGGTCACCAGCCCGCAGGCCTTCGACGGCCTGCGCATGGCCGGCCGGCCGGTCCGCCGCCCCGACCTCACCATCGCGACAGAAGACCACAACACCCCGACGATCGGCATCGACAAGCCCATCGCCGACCTGACCAGCCGCACCCAGATCGAGACGCTGCGCCGCAACGCCGAGGAGTTCGGCATCCGCCTCCACTCGCTGGGCGACGTCGAGCAGGGCATCGTGCACGTCGTC
Proteins encoded in this window:
- a CDS encoding DUF58 domain-containing protein, producing MTTDSPARGRRRRTPGADQARIAAELVGGAVARAAGAVTSRVAPLGRAVGRRIAPVVGVVSTLGWIVLASAAASIVLAVWLGWAEFVYIAATLLAAFVIAAAFVFGRSTYRAGIELNPRRVVAGGRALGRLTVANSGSRPVLPTRMELPVGEGQADFTIPRLAPGAETEELFAVPTERRALILAGPALSVRGDQLGLLRRTNQWTEQIELFVHPKTVRLAATARGLVRDLEGQTTKVITDSDLAFHALRTYEPGDDIRNVHWRTSARTGQLMVRQYQETRRSQLLLAFDAERSHFASDDEFELGVSVLASVGCQVIREETEIRALWQGGPMRAETPTALLDDSCRIQSVDGAHPTLREFLRQATLRLPAPSLAVTVVGSQVDAAELRGASALWSADTETIVIRVDEAAEPRLTRLGRSMLITVSALPELPSLLKRAGR
- a CDS encoding transglutaminase-like domain-containing protein, translating into MSAATGTGSDRRRDARTAAATTPLFDSLSRTTWIDVAVLTGLSLLAVAGFEPAFGHYAFAPAAIGGIVVGGGVALLGRLLRLSWPLTTVIALAAYFLFGTPLALPGQALYGVLPSLDSLSDLVIGAVFGWSDAVTLQAPLEAPPYVAVVPYVAGWLVTLVSVTLAVRWLPRVRRPSSGRAAVLLAGPALLLLAAILLGTRDAFFAGIRGVLFAGVALVWLAWRRARFARDRVETDSGVRRSRVLGGAAVVLGAVLVGALAGSVLAPPAASRFVVRDEITPPFDPLDYPSPLAGFRKYTKELQKTKLFTVTGLKQGQVIRLATMDSYDGVVWSVASPGSDSDASGAFELLGSTIPRPPVFTPGASSTAAIDVLGYSDVWLPTLGYTNTLTFDAHTGQDPTSTVRVNTATGTAAVTSGVRNGLAYTVGATAQKIPNDRALAKVPPAKLTLPSVTNVPDVVSAKAEEYAGSADTAIQKLRNIERSLKSLGYLSHGRASDPVPSRAGQGADRMTDLLSKSPMVGDQEQYASAFALMARRLGYPTRVVMGFAPKVSGSTTTVTGDDVTAWDEVAFEGVGWVPFFPTPTKTDAPKNQTTKPKLEPQPQVRQPPPADPRAEDLLTPVKTKDNDPKDKASAFRLPVWAWVVLGVIGIPLLAYFIPLLIIAGLKRRRRRKRESAGPPDRRAAGAWDELTDGYAELGLAVPERATRLQAAAALEEQSAAQELPVPDGGLRDLARHVDAAVFDGSVVDEERVQHAWTTADDALTRATKAAGPLRARLAAFRYRRARRA
- a CDS encoding FHA domain-containing protein — translated: MDDRGFIVPPPGLIPSRASQPAQTPAPAPAAERIEAVAPGRALPAFTPPPGPNGPAAPNRPVWRLLLPGGRAVPLTRAVLLGRNPSRGAHAGDAEPIALDDPTSTVSKTHALLVVEGDTLTVTDLYSTNGVVVAGTRAQPGEPAAVPDGAELLLGDLSIRAERS